The Drosophila nasuta strain 15112-1781.00 chromosome 2L, ASM2355853v1, whole genome shotgun sequence genome window below encodes:
- the LOC132798871 gene encoding uncharacterized protein LOC132798871, with protein MVDRYYGSYEAISIQSVDTVSQKTISTDSHTPNIHITRNMVHDLHCLRKNKDASTHSIISPLLNAPTPPVSEAGEVEMMSEETVNFEQTEDMMPNCKHQVMIIFEGGDINCALYFLIKSMENPFACNAVATVLVEKSLLNEFVSRVKLGMRPMLLNEPKVSKFRNTLDALEKFNIETIHCKCRYPEMSPVLVFDCQHGELGEGTTGVICVRTFTAISEIIDICMKESLLFATSSMWNESVEQLYQLVVALNCPTFFFNCSDVSLHPIRESLAAKKNSVCISDGFHYETLLIQDEMKSIIFPIGAHLYQSQPEKSVMIAPVSFLNE; from the coding sequence ATGGTGGACAGATATTATGGTAGTTATGAAGCCATTTCGATACAATCAGTTGACACAGTCTCTCAAAAGACGATCAGCACCGACTCGCATACGCCAAACATTCACATAACCCGCAACATGGTGCACGATCTGCACTGCCTGAGGAAGAATAAAGATGCGAGTACGCACTCGATAATTTCTCCACTGTTGAATGCACCAACTCCGCCAGTTTCCGAGGCTGGCGAAGTTGAGATGATGTCCGAAGAGACTGTGAATTTCGAACAGACCGAAGACATGATGCCCAATTGCAAGCATCAAGTGATGATCATATTCGAGGGAGGCGACATCAATTGTGCACTCTACTTTCTGATCAAATCGATGGAGAATCCATTCGCATGCAACGCAGTGGCAACAGTGCTCGTTGAGAAATCGCTGCTCAATGAATTTGTGTCGCGTGTCAAGCTAGGAATGCGACCCATGTTGCTGAACGAGCCGAAGGTATCGAAATTTCGCAATACTCTCGATGCACTCGAGAAGTTCAATATCGAGACGATACATTGCAAGTGTCGCTATCCTGAGATGAGTCCCGTGTTGGTCTTTGATTGCCAGCACGGAGAGTTGGGAGAGGGGACAACGGGTGTGATTTGTGTGCGAACTTTTACTGCGATCTCTGAGATCATTGACATCTGCATGAAGGAGAGTCTGCTCTTTGCCACCAGCTCAATGTGGAATGAATCCGTTGAGCAGCTCTATCAACTCGTTGTCGCCCTCAATTGTCCCACGTTCTTTTTCAACTGCAGCGATGTCAGTTTGCATCCCATACGCGAATCTTTGGCTGCTAAGAAGAATTCTGTTTGCATTAGCGATGGTTTCCACTACGAAACTCTTTTGATTCAGGATGAAATGAAGAGTATCATATTTCCAATTGGCGCTCATCTTTATCAATCGCAGCCGGAGAAAAGTGTCATGATTGCTCCCGTTTCCTTCTTGAATGAATGA
- the LOC132798258 gene encoding uncharacterized protein LOC132798258 yields MHEMLPKIVKCSLIMVFAMIIVITMRITLPAIFSLKEHLYFRSMKVIVIKVYISLTAAILLEMLVIYLSISLIYMTSEWIIAVYIPLLVYSSYRTFKTFVCRLAYRISDKEAKQFLTDHWHNFVEHGNEFWIEIQRKLKCCGLDGPRTYLDYLRRVHKSCYDNQTEEGELIKIGCNDVVYDQFQAVRLLAIALCWFVVLVQFIMLAIYSTILLKKSRKLRFFRTRRRKSRNNFILRSFN; encoded by the exons ATGCACGAAATGCTGCCCAAGATTGTAAAGTGTTCTTTGATAATGGTATTTGCA ATGATAATTGTGATAACCATGCGAATAACGCTGCCCGCAATCTTTAGCTTGAAGGAACATTTATACTTCAGATCAATGAAAGTGATTGTGATAAAAGTTTATATATCGCTGACTGCAGCAATATTGCTTGAGATGTTGGTGATATATCTGAGCATAAGTTTGATTTACATGACAAGTGAATGGATTATTGCAGTG TATATACCTCTGCTAGTTTATTCTTCTTATCGCACttttaaaacttttgtttGTCGCCTTGCCTATCGCATAAGCGACAAGGAAGCCAAACAATTTCTAACCGATCATTGGCATAATTTTGTGGAGCATGGCAACGAGTTCTGGATTGAGATACAGCGAAAG CTGAAATGTTGTGGCTTGGATGGACCAAGGACTTATTTGGATTATTTGCGCAGAGTGCACAAATCTTGCTACGACAATCAAACTGAAGAAGGagaactaattaaaattggtTGCAATGATGTAGTCTACGATCAATTCCAAGCTGTTAGATTATTAGCAATTGCACTTTGTTGGTTTGTGGTTTTAGTGCAGTTTATTATGCTTGCAATTTATTCAACTATTCTCTTAAAGAAAAGTCGCAAACTTCGATTTTTTAGAACTCGAAGGCGCAAATCTCGTAATAACTTTATTCTTCGCTCTTTTAATTGA